The Dioscorea cayenensis subsp. rotundata cultivar TDr96_F1 chromosome 7, TDr96_F1_v2_PseudoChromosome.rev07_lg8_w22 25.fasta, whole genome shotgun sequence genome includes a region encoding these proteins:
- the LOC120265562 gene encoding RING-H2 finger protein ATL66-like, with protein sequence MEITTLVFHLLISILIIHGVSLFMLLNKAIISVVTPLLPVQTRERLAWWHDTLFHSHKPGLLDPCSGVQLRISKFKSGSEDEEEVECVVCLCGIKEGEEIRELVCRHLFHRACLDRWLELWHSRCPLCRSCLIPCETKKKKVSGLESLEMEDLVAFVHDSS encoded by the coding sequence ATGGAGATCACCACCCTTGTGTTCCATCTTCTCAtctccatcctcatcatccATGGTGTTAGCCTCTTCATGCTCCTAAACAAAGCCATAATTTCAGTTGTAACACCTTTGCTGCCTGTACAAACAAGGGAGAGGCTTGCTTGGTGGCATGACACTTTGTTTCACAGTCACAAGCCTGGTTTGCTTGACCCTTGTTCTGGTGTTCAGCTGAGGATCTCAAAGTTTAAGAGTGGTTCAGAGGATGAAGAGGAGGTGGAGTGTGTGGTTTGTTTGTGTGGAATCAAAGAAGGAGAGGAGATCAGGGAGCTTGTTTGCAGGCATTTGTTTCACCGTGCTTGTTTGGATAGATGGTTGGAGCTTTGGCACTCTAGATGTCCTCTTTGTAGGAGTTGTTTGATCCCTTGTGAgactaagaagaagaaggtttCAGGGCTGGAGAGCTTGGAAATGGAGGATTTGGTTGCTTTTGTTCATGATTCTTCATAG
- the LOC120265828 gene encoding putative disease resistance RPP13-like protein 1, which translates to MATGILSSIINLTEKLATPLRRYLTASSSSLQPPSIVEADLVELKRTLTKIEAVLGDAEKREVKDESVKLWLKELRDVAFAAEDLLDEFEYELLRIGVEAKAHKRNTHKRKQDDVTSPLVLILPSPLDEPSFRDRVATTVKEINARLDEIAKEKEALHLREEDASHRVEYKMRPMTSSYVDQSEVYGRDEACSLLVEHLLKNDGDEKTSVSVIPIVGMPGVGKTTLTQLIYNHSSVCENFELRAWVYVSQDFHVARLVKVLIESITKSLCSVDELDELQDCLKSLLQEKRFLIVLDDVWNEEQILWERLSSLLCSGVGGCRVIVTTRNESVAKIVQANMPVCRLNCLSDEDCWKIFRQQAFGGGEVDLDAFPAGLVETGKMIADKCKGLPLAAKVLGGLLRCETDQEVWTDVLESDLWDIDEAGDEILPAVKLSYQHLPVHLKRCFVYCSVFPKNFMFKRSQLILLWMVQGLINHQTEQHEEPEDAGFDYFEDLISRSFFQKAEIEIGEEHMFMMHDLVHDLARNLSSGECHTTEFTNLSSVSAIVRHASVSSYSSQNIIQFQSAEKPTALRSLLVVHRLINQWGGVGIWLDKDFLHVKIQNDVFACLKCLRALDLSCTDIKALPDSIVGLKLLRYLSLRNTKIQKLPESVCKLYNLQTLDLDYCRRLKELPKGIGNLLNLRHVDLPTMDSSFICIPSGIASLTGLQELAAFNVGTDSSHCSIGELKHLINLSGDLYISGLRNVARGWDAKEANMESKKNIQRLTLDWYVHQSNYKCSHNLNISASKSKSDNGIALPWTQVEEEEAVLKNLRPNKDLVVLDIRQYGGTNFPHWLGDPSFAKLVTVRLFQCNQCKVLPSLGDLQSLKNLMIEGMESLQSIGPEFSGTKSFPALETLKFTWIPELEEWSEAVFPQLTELDIMTCHKLKKVPKCLAPALKKLDISECEKVTELPASESLASLSIAGEFQVEIWTYIASLTQLNSLEISFCNSLTCLPLHNMPSLSSLKIESCSELVSIDCHSCSRTVSAADVASSSSSSSALVKDDTGLHNLVSLEKLKLEECPKLRFSEDEQLPSTLKSIEISGCKSLMDWCLGDKGQSQLPLVPEVFIADFDAEELQEMIKEEMGSEEDMDEEEVDAEDMDED; encoded by the exons ATGGCCACCGGAATCTTATCATCCATCATTAACTTGACCGAAAAGTTGGCCACGCCACTCCGGCGCTACCTCActgcttcatcatcttctctcCAACCTCCGAGCATCGTCGAAGCCGATCTTGTTGAGCTGAAGAGAACATTAACAAAGATAGAGGCTGTGCTTGGTGATGCTGAGAAGCGAGAAGTGAAGGATGAGTCTGTGAAACTATGGCTGAAAGAGCTTAGAGATGTCGCCTTTGCCGCCGAAGACTTGCTGGATGAGTTCGAGTACGAGCTTTTGCGTATTGGTGTTGAGGCTAAAGCTCACAAGAGAAACACTCATAAGAGAAAGCAAGATGATGTTACTAGTCCTCTTGTTTTAATCCTACCTTCTCCGTTAGATGAGCCTTCTTTTCGAGATCGAGTTGCGACGACGGTGAAGGAGATCAATGCAAGACTGGATGAGATagcaaaagagaaagaagcacTGCATCTAAGAGAAGAAGATGCTTCTCATCGAGTTGAATACAAAATGAGGCCTATGACAAGCTCTTATGTTGATCAATCTGAAGTTTATGGCAGGGATGAAGCTTGTAGCTTGCTTGTTGAACACTTGTTGAAGAATGATGGAGATGAGAAGACTAGTGTGTCTGTGATTCCTATTGTAGGGATGCCAGGAGTTGGTAAGACTACACTAACTCAACTCATTTATAATCACAGTAGTGTTTGTGAGAATTTTGAGTTGAGAGCATGGGTTTATGTTTCACAAGATTTTCATGTTGCGAGGCTTGTCAAAGTTCTGATTGAGTCCATTACCAAGAGTTTGTGCAGTGTTGATGAATTAGATGAGCTTCAGGATTGTTTGAAAAGTTTGTTGCAGGAGAAGAGGTTCTTGATTGTCTTGGATGATGTTTGGAATGAAGAGCAGATTCTTTGGGAGAGATTGAGTTCACTGCTGTGTTCCGGTGTCGGAGGATGTAGAGTCATTGTAACTACTCGGAATGAGAGTGTTGCGAAGATTGTGCAGGCAAACATGCCGGTTTGTCGATTGAATTGCTTATCTGATGAAGATTGCTGGAAGATTTTCCGGCAACAAGCTTTCGGTGGTGGAGAGGTTGATCTGGATGCTTTTCCAGCAGGCCTGGTGGAGACAGGCAAGATGATTGCTGATAAGTGCAAAGGATTGCCTTTGGCTGCAAAGGTACTTGGAGGTCTCTTAAGATGTGAAACAGATCAAGAAGTTTGGACTGATGTTCTGGAGAGTGATTTATGGGACATTGATGAAGCTGGAGATGAGATTTTGCCTGCTGTGAAATTGAGTTACCAGCATCTTCCTGTTCATTTGAAGCGTTGCTTTGTTTATTGTTCAGTTTTTCCGAAGAATTTCATGTTCAAGAGAAGCCAGTTAATTCTGCTTTGGATGGTTCAAGGCCTGATTAATCATCAAACAGAACAACATGAAGAACCAGAGGATGCAGGATTTGACTACTTTGAAGACTTGATTTCCAGGTCATTCTTTCAGAAAGCCGAAATAGAAATCGGCGAAGAACACATGTTCATGATGCATGATCTAGTTCATGATCTTGCACGGAATTTATCTAGCGGAGAGTGCCACACAACTGAATTCACAAACCTGAGCAGTGTCTCTGCAATAGTTAGACATGCATCGGTGTCTTCATACAGCTCTCAGAATATAATACAATTTCAATCTGCTGAAAAACCGACGGCATTGCGCTCACTGCTGGTCGTGCACAGGCTCATTAATCAATGGGGTGGAGTTGGAATTTGGTTGGATAAAGATTTCTTGCATGTCAAGATACAGAACGATGTTTTTGCATGCTTGAAATGTTTACGTGCATTGGATTTGAGCTGCACTGACATTAAAGCATTACCGGATTCGATTGTTGGTCTGAAACTGCTCCGGTATCTCAGTCTCAGAAATACTAAAATTCAGAAACTCCCGGAATCAGTATGCAAACTGTACAATCTTCAAACACTTGATCTAGATTACTGCAGAAGACTTAAAGAGCTCCCCAAAGGAATTGGAAACTTGCTAAATCTCCGTCATGTTGATTTACCGACAATGGATAGTTCATTTATCTGCATTCCATCCGGCATTGCAAGCTTAACCGGTCTACAAGAGCTGGCCGCATTTAACGTCGGCACAGACAGTAGTCACTGTTCCATTGGAGAACTCAAGCACCTGATAAACCTCAGCGGAGATCTCTACATCTCTGGGCTAAGGAATGTTGCCCGGGGATGGGATGCGAAGGAAGCCAACATGGAGAGCAAGAAGAACATCCAAAGATTAACTCTAGATTGGTATGTTCACCAATCGAACTACAAATGTAGCCACAACTTGAACATCTCAGCATCTAAGAGCAAATCCGATAATGGAATAGCACTGCCATGGACACAAGTTGAGGAAGAAGAAGCCGTGCTCAAAAATCTTCGACCAAATAAAGACCTCGTCGTGTTGGACATACGACAATATGGCGGTACGAACTTCCCACATTGGCTAGGAGATCCATCCTTTGCCAAGCTAGTCACAGTGAGGCTATTTCAGTGCAACCAATGCAAAGTACTCCCTTCCTTGGGTGATCTACAGTCTCTCAAGAATCTTATGATCGAAGGTATGGAAAGTTTACAGTCTATTGGCCCGGAGTTTTCAGGCACAAAGAGTTTTCCTGCATTGGAGACACTAAAATTTACTTGGATTCCTGAATTGGAGGAGTGGAGTGAAGCTGTGTTTCCTCAACTAACAGAGCTAGACATTATGACGTGCCACAAACTGAAGAAAGTACCTAAATGTCTTGCACCAGCGTTGAAGAAATTGGATATTTCTGAATGTGAGAAAGTCACAGAACTCCCAGCATCAGAATCACTTGCCAGTTTAAGCATTGCTGGCGAATTCCAGGTGGAAATTTGGACATACATTGCCAGTCTCACTCAGCTGAATTCATTGGAAATCAGTTTCTGCAATAGCTTGACATGCCTGCCTTTGCACAATATGCCTTCACTTAGTTCATTAAAGATTGAATCTTGTTCTGAGCTAGTGTCAATTGATTGCCACAGTTGTTCAAGAACTGTTTCTGCTGCTGATGTtgcctcatcatcttcatcatcttctgcaTTGGTTAAGGATGACACTGGATTGCATAATTTAGTATCACTCGAGAAGCTGAAGTTAGAGGAATGTCCAAAGCTAAGGTTCTCAGAAGACGAGCAGCTGCCTTCGACACTGAAATCGATCGAAATCTCCGGCTGTAAATCGTTAATGGATTGGTGCTTAGGTGACAAAGGCCAAAGTCAGTTGCCACTTGTTCCAGAGGTCTTTATAGCAGACTTTGATGCTGAGGAG TTGCAAGAAATGATCAAGGAAGAGATGGGAAGTGAAGAGGACATGGATGAAGAGGAAGTGGATGCAGAGGACATGGATGAAGACTAG
- the LOC120265718 gene encoding uncharacterized protein LOC120265718 isoform X2 encodes MAMGTSFRAPPFFTPPPLRTPPSHPFFASSRTCLVTFALRSSLHESEVFGEDVMRMFAKERQLNGDFVSKVSDMLWWKEMLKFEASETINVEGDKEQNDSVVDDEKLGGFLKLTRTKEWVSGDNIAPVNRKMAAKDFKNDSERQKKLNLLRYEALKRELLLLTAAIGTACSVYCFIQFSFEAALSYGVGVLFSCLYLQLLYYHSDNMTRDDVPEIFKQKKLKKIGIRSEDLKNTLEKTLNGCTMALSSPRLVIPAAIYGLWALSHNFVNDYFDFELVPAMFGFFAYKAAALVQVYRDNEDLVMVFPDKEDESINT; translated from the exons ATGGCCATGGGAACCTCCTTCAGAGCTCCACCCTTCTTCACTCCTCCTCCTTTGCGAACCCCTCCATCCCATCCCTTCTTTGCTTCTTCCAGGACTTGTCTTGTCACCTTTGCTCTCAGAAGTTCTCTTCATG AAAgtgaggtttttggagaggatGTGATGCGAATGTTTGCAAAGGAGAGACAATTGAATGGGGATTTTGTATCAAAAGTTTCAGACATGCTGTGGTGGAAGGAGATGTTGAAATTTGAAGCTTCGGAAACCATTAACGTTGAAGGAGATAAAGAACAGAACGACAGT GTGGTAGATGATGAAAAATTGGGTGGATTTCTGAAGCTTACTAGAACCAAAGAGTGGGTTTCTGGTGATAACATTGCTCCGGTGAACAGAAAAATGGCTGCTAAG GATTTCAAGAATGACAGTGAAAGACAAAAGAAGCTAAACCTTCTCAGATATGAAGCT CTAAAGAGGGAGTTGTTGCTTTTAACCGCTGCTATAGGCACAGCATGCAGTGTCTATTGTTTCATACAATTTTCTTTTGAG gCTGCATTGAGCTATGGTGTTGGAGTCCTCTTCAG TTGTTTGTACCTTCAGCTTTTGTATTATCACTCAGACAACATGACAAGGGATGATGTCCCTGAAATTTTCAAGCAGAAGAAGCTGAAGAA AATTGGAATCCGAAGTGAAGACTTGAAGAACACATTGGAGAAAACACTGAATGGGTGCACAATGGCACTCTCCTCTCCAAGACTTGTGATTCCTGCTGCTATATATGGACTCTGGGCTTTGTCGCACAATTTTGTCAACGATTACTTCGATTTTGAG CTTGTTCCAGCGATGTTTGGCTTTTTTGCGTATAAGGCCGCAGCCTTGGTTCAAGTTTACAGAGACAACGAGGACTTGGTAATGGTGTTCCCCGACAAGGAAGATGAATCAATTAACACTTAA
- the LOC120265718 gene encoding uncharacterized protein LOC120265718 isoform X1 yields MAMGTSFRAPPFFTPPPLRTPPSHPFFASSRTCLVTFALRSSLHESEVFGEDVMRMFAKERQLNGDFVSKVSDMLWWKEMLKFEASETINVEGDKEQNDSVNVVDDEKLGGFLKLTRTKEWVSGDNIAPVNRKMAAKDFKNDSERQKKLNLLRYEALKRELLLLTAAIGTACSVYCFIQFSFEAALSYGVGVLFSCLYLQLLYYHSDNMTRDDVPEIFKQKKLKKIGIRSEDLKNTLEKTLNGCTMALSSPRLVIPAAIYGLWALSHNFVNDYFDFELVPAMFGFFAYKAAALVQVYRDNEDLVMVFPDKEDESINT; encoded by the exons ATGGCCATGGGAACCTCCTTCAGAGCTCCACCCTTCTTCACTCCTCCTCCTTTGCGAACCCCTCCATCCCATCCCTTCTTTGCTTCTTCCAGGACTTGTCTTGTCACCTTTGCTCTCAGAAGTTCTCTTCATG AAAgtgaggtttttggagaggatGTGATGCGAATGTTTGCAAAGGAGAGACAATTGAATGGGGATTTTGTATCAAAAGTTTCAGACATGCTGTGGTGGAAGGAGATGTTGAAATTTGAAGCTTCGGAAACCATTAACGTTGAAGGAGATAAAGAACAGAACGACAGTGTGAAT GTGGTAGATGATGAAAAATTGGGTGGATTTCTGAAGCTTACTAGAACCAAAGAGTGGGTTTCTGGTGATAACATTGCTCCGGTGAACAGAAAAATGGCTGCTAAG GATTTCAAGAATGACAGTGAAAGACAAAAGAAGCTAAACCTTCTCAGATATGAAGCT CTAAAGAGGGAGTTGTTGCTTTTAACCGCTGCTATAGGCACAGCATGCAGTGTCTATTGTTTCATACAATTTTCTTTTGAG gCTGCATTGAGCTATGGTGTTGGAGTCCTCTTCAG TTGTTTGTACCTTCAGCTTTTGTATTATCACTCAGACAACATGACAAGGGATGATGTCCCTGAAATTTTCAAGCAGAAGAAGCTGAAGAA AATTGGAATCCGAAGTGAAGACTTGAAGAACACATTGGAGAAAACACTGAATGGGTGCACAATGGCACTCTCCTCTCCAAGACTTGTGATTCCTGCTGCTATATATGGACTCTGGGCTTTGTCGCACAATTTTGTCAACGATTACTTCGATTTTGAG CTTGTTCCAGCGATGTTTGGCTTTTTTGCGTATAAGGCCGCAGCCTTGGTTCAAGTTTACAGAGACAACGAGGACTTGGTAATGGTGTTCCCCGACAAGGAAGATGAATCAATTAACACTTAA
- the LOC120265719 gene encoding ABSCISIC ACID-INSENSITIVE 5-like protein 2 isoform X3 has translation MVVQAMASGSLARQGSVYSLTLSEVENHLGEPLHSMNLDELLRNILPCDANTSLSMNIGSMRYSSRAVSQELSKKTVDEVWKEIQQLKNKGNEDRNSVNAFGEMTLEDFLMEYQQMPRHILDNSVYGDTTANLQRTLVGTMSDPLVSGRKRMADEDMVEKAVDRRQKRMIKNRESAARSRARKQAYTNELENKVSRLEEENERLKKQKALDKILRSAPEPVTKNQLRRTISAPL, from the exons ATGGTTGTTCAGGCAATGGCTTCTGGGAGCTTGGCAAGACAAGGCTCTGTTTATAGCTTGACACTCAGTGAAGTTGAGAACCATTTAGGAGAACCTTTGCACAGTATGAACCTTGATGAACTATTGAGGAACATACTCCCTTGTGATGCAAATACATCCTTGTCAATGAATATAGGGAGCATGAGATATAGTTCAAGAGCAGTGTCACAGGAACTTAGCAAGAAGACAGTGGATGAGGTGTGGAAAGAGATACAACAGCTGAAAAACAAAGGGAATGAAGACAGGAATTCAGTTAATGCATTTGGAGAGATGACATTAGAGGACTTTTTAATGGAG TATCAGCAGATGCCAAGACACATTTTGGATAATTCTGTTTATGGTGATACAACTGCGAATTTGCAGAGAACTTTGGTAGGTACAATGTCTGATCCACTTGTGTCGGGAAGGAAGCGAATGGCCGATGAAGATATGGTGGAAAAGGCGGTGGATCGAAGACAGAAAAGGATGATCAAGAACCGGGAATCTGCCGCTCGATCACGAGCTAGAAAACAG GCATATACTAATGAGTTGGAGAACAAGGTTTCTAGATTGGAAGAAGAGAATGAGAGGCTGAAGAAGCAGAAG GCATTGGACAAAATACTAAGGTCTGCTCCTGAACCTGTGACAAAGAATCAGCTTCGCAGAACAATTTCGGCCCCTCTGTGA
- the LOC120265719 gene encoding ABSCISIC ACID-INSENSITIVE 5-like protein 2 isoform X1, translating into MVVQAMASGSLARQGSVYSLTLSEVENHLGEPLHSMNLDELLRNILPCDANTSLSMNIGSMRYSSRAVSQELSKKTVDEVWKEIQQLKNKGNEDRNSVNAFGEMTLEDFLMEVGVVSEKRIDVFGNANEHVHWLQQYQQMPRHILDNSVYGDTTANLQRTLVGTMSDPLVSGRKRMADEDMVEKAVDRRQKRMIKNRESAARSRARKQAYTNELENKVSRLEEENERLKKQKALDKILRSAPEPVTKNQLRRTISAPL; encoded by the exons ATGGTTGTTCAGGCAATGGCTTCTGGGAGCTTGGCAAGACAAGGCTCTGTTTATAGCTTGACACTCAGTGAAGTTGAGAACCATTTAGGAGAACCTTTGCACAGTATGAACCTTGATGAACTATTGAGGAACATACTCCCTTGTGATGCAAATACATCCTTGTCAATGAATATAGGGAGCATGAGATATAGTTCAAGAGCAGTGTCACAGGAACTTAGCAAGAAGACAGTGGATGAGGTGTGGAAAGAGATACAACAGCTGAAAAACAAAGGGAATGAAGACAGGAATTCAGTTAATGCATTTGGAGAGATGACATTAGAGGACTTTTTAATGGAGGTTGGAGTTGTTTCAGAAAAAAGGATTGATGTGTTTGGCAATGCTAATGAACATGTTCATTGGTTGCAGCAGTATCAGCAGATGCCAAGACACATTTTGGATAATTCTGTTTATGGTGATACAACTGCGAATTTGCAGAGAACTTTGGTAGGTACAATGTCTGATCCACTTGTGTCGGGAAGGAAGCGAATGGCCGATGAAGATATGGTGGAAAAGGCGGTGGATCGAAGACAGAAAAGGATGATCAAGAACCGGGAATCTGCCGCTCGATCACGAGCTAGAAAACAG GCATATACTAATGAGTTGGAGAACAAGGTTTCTAGATTGGAAGAAGAGAATGAGAGGCTGAAGAAGCAGAAG GCATTGGACAAAATACTAAGGTCTGCTCCTGAACCTGTGACAAAGAATCAGCTTCGCAGAACAATTTCGGCCCCTCTGTGA
- the LOC120265719 gene encoding ABSCISIC ACID-INSENSITIVE 5-like protein 2 isoform X2 produces the protein MVVQAMASGSLARQGSVYSLTLSEVENHLGEPLHSMNLDELLRNILPCDANTSLSMNIGSMRYSSRAVSQELSKKTVDEVWKEIQQLKNKGNEDRNSVNAFGEMTLEDFLMEVGVVSEKRIDVFGNANEHVHWLQQYQQMPRHILDNSVYGDTTANLQRTLVGTMSDPLVSGRKRMADEDMVEKAVDRRQKRMIKNRESAARSRARKQAYTNELENKVSRLEEENERLKKQKALDKILRYL, from the exons ATGGTTGTTCAGGCAATGGCTTCTGGGAGCTTGGCAAGACAAGGCTCTGTTTATAGCTTGACACTCAGTGAAGTTGAGAACCATTTAGGAGAACCTTTGCACAGTATGAACCTTGATGAACTATTGAGGAACATACTCCCTTGTGATGCAAATACATCCTTGTCAATGAATATAGGGAGCATGAGATATAGTTCAAGAGCAGTGTCACAGGAACTTAGCAAGAAGACAGTGGATGAGGTGTGGAAAGAGATACAACAGCTGAAAAACAAAGGGAATGAAGACAGGAATTCAGTTAATGCATTTGGAGAGATGACATTAGAGGACTTTTTAATGGAGGTTGGAGTTGTTTCAGAAAAAAGGATTGATGTGTTTGGCAATGCTAATGAACATGTTCATTGGTTGCAGCAGTATCAGCAGATGCCAAGACACATTTTGGATAATTCTGTTTATGGTGATACAACTGCGAATTTGCAGAGAACTTTGGTAGGTACAATGTCTGATCCACTTGTGTCGGGAAGGAAGCGAATGGCCGATGAAGATATGGTGGAAAAGGCGGTGGATCGAAGACAGAAAAGGATGATCAAGAACCGGGAATCTGCCGCTCGATCACGAGCTAGAAAACAG GCATATACTAATGAGTTGGAGAACAAGGTTTCTAGATTGGAAGAAGAGAATGAGAGGCTGAAGAAGCAGAAG GCATTGGACAAAATACTAAGGTACTTATGA